A single genomic interval of Centropristis striata isolate RG_2023a ecotype Rhode Island chromosome 8, C.striata_1.0, whole genome shotgun sequence harbors:
- the utp11 gene encoding probable U3 small nucleolar RNA-associated protein 11: MSSFRKALKSRQKNHHERSQPGFRKHLGLLEKKKDYKLRADDYHKKQNTLAALRKKALDKNPDEFYHKMINAKLQDGVHVAKKKDEEVEVTEEQKKVMRTQDIKYVEMKRVAEAKKIERLKGELHLLDADCKQKNKHTFFVDSKKEVKSFDLATHLNTAPELVDRVFNRPTLKTLETKSIQGAVEPRGVKALAKQRNHQYKILSQRIDREKKMFVITQKIQTRKDLQDKYKKVKVKKETPNAAAIYKFEAKRKR, from the exons ATGTCTTCGTTCAGGAAAGCGTTGAAATCCCGACAGAAAAACCACCATGAAAGATCTCAG CCTGGTTTTAGGAAACATTTGGGATTgctggagaagaagaaagactACAAACTCCGTGCAGA TGATTACCACAAGAAACAAAACACTCTTGCTGCTCTGCGAAAGAAAGCTCTGGATAAGAACCCAGATGAgttttaccacaaaatgataaacgCAAAGCTGCAG GATGGAGTTCACGTAGCGAAAAAAAAAgacgaggaggtggaggtgaccGAGGAGCAGAAGAAAGTGATGAGGACgcaggatatcaaatatgtggaGATGAAAAGGGTTGCGGAGGCTAAG AAAATCGAGAGGCTGAAAGGAGAGCTCCACCTTCTGGATGCAGactgcaaacagaaaaacaagcatACTTTTTTCGTGGATTCTAAGAAAGAAG TGAAATCATTTGACCTGGCGACACACCTCAACACAGCTCCTGAGCTGGTGGACCGAGTGTTCAACAGGCCAACTCTGAAAACTCTGGAGACGAAGAGCATCCAGGGAGCTGTAGAGCCTCGCGGTGTAAAG GCCTTGGCCAAGCAGAGGAACCACCAGTATAAGATCCTCTCCCAGAGAATcgacagagaaaagaaaatgtttgtaatCACCCAGAAGATCCAGACCCGCAAGGACCTGCAG GATAAGTACAAGAAAGTGAAGGTAAAAAAGGAGACGCCCAACGCTGCAGCTATCTACAAGTTTGAGGCCAAAAGGAAACGCTGA